The Hyperthermus butylicus DSM 5456 genome includes a region encoding these proteins:
- a CDS encoding ABC transporter substrate-binding protein — translation MRKLIALILIAVFVLPSLGVAITAQAQGEKGPASDKVIWKQVTLEQVVQALKSGDIDVYLFGLRPAAAQQLVGEKGIELYQAPAGLVDLGLNPAPVMIVELPGKLTKEEAATKLGVDPVVIAYATYVPSGAEEVPPVGVSIEDRDITVVELCAKIPETSVTSAGGKVLWQSDKFDINPFCFKEIRFAMNYLVDRDYIVKNIYKGFAIARYAVYGAGDPTYVEVIDVVAKYKFSYNPTLAKEIVFSVLQKAGAEYRDGVWYYNGKPIQVIGIIRQEDERLDIGKMFADELEKTIGIKVLRQIVPFGEAITKVYASDPKDFEWHFYTEGWGRGAIDRWDPWMVTQFAAPWFGWVVGWAEPTWWNYRNDTIDEYSKIISLGGFKSKEEFIDLLKKATELSIQESLRIWIVSTLDTYPARSEVKGVTLDLGAGLRSPFFIRGAYVAGGDGTLKVGHRWVFTARTIWNPFGGFDDVYSVDPARATYDPGIWRHPFNGEPIAFRTPFTVETAGPEGKLPVPDDAVWWDAENDRWVYAKDLGRIEAVSKVVFDVSKLVGSKWHDGEPITFADIMAWLAENLDITYDPQKSQIEGAIASTAKEIYEKIVAFRFLPSENKVEVYVDYWHFDPNYIADFAAFTLYNPAPVIFAMDYLAFVKKTYALDETRARKENIPQLNLVLADHAAAIKEALDEISYDAYKGYFTLPDGTVLMTPDEWADRIEKAKAWIDTYGNAWISDGPFKLVKFDKDAQMLELEAFRDPTYPFGPTDWVFGLPAPVTITGIKTPLVPPGKEARIIVTVAGPSPLHVKYVLRDPETNKVIAVGEAEETPGGFLIKLPASLTATLAEYSVYDLTVIAYSESVALPAEQTVSLQTTETAGKIEQVQENIQKQIEQLRQLLGEQVASAISNAISGVNTQIQDLLKTVQQLPDTLKSSISGLATKDDVATATNKAAAAESKANLALIVSVINLILLLAIAYGVFARRS, via the coding sequence GTGAGAAAGCTCATAGCTCTAATCTTAATAGCGGTATTTGTCCTACCAAGCCTAGGCGTTGCGATTACAGCCCAGGCGCAAGGTGAGAAGGGTCCAGCATCAGACAAGGTGATCTGGAAGCAGGTTACATTAGAGCAAGTAGTGCAAGCACTAAAGTCTGGTGACATCGACGTTTACTTGTTCGGTCTAAGGCCAGCTGCCGCGCAGCAGCTTGTAGGCGAGAAAGGTATAGAGCTATACCAGGCTCCAGCAGGCCTAGTAGACCTGGGCCTCAACCCAGCTCCAGTAATGATCGTAGAGCTGCCGGGCAAGCTAACCAAGGAGGAGGCAGCCACGAAACTAGGCGTAGACCCGGTAGTGATTGCCTACGCAACCTACGTGCCGTCGGGCGCTGAGGAGGTACCGCCAGTGGGTGTGAGTATTGAGGACAGGGACATCACTGTTGTAGAACTATGTGCCAAGATACCGGAGACCAGCGTAACCAGCGCTGGTGGCAAGGTTCTCTGGCAGAGCGATAAGTTTGACATTAACCCGTTCTGCTTCAAGGAGATAAGGTTTGCCATGAACTACCTAGTGGACAGAGACTACATCGTAAAGAACATCTACAAGGGCTTTGCCATTGCCAGGTACGCTGTGTATGGCGCTGGCGACCCAACATACGTGGAGGTAATCGATGTAGTTGCCAAGTATAAGTTTAGCTACAATCCAACACTAGCCAAGGAGATTGTCTTCAGCGTGTTGCAGAAGGCTGGTGCCGAGTACAGGGATGGTGTATGGTACTACAATGGTAAGCCAATACAAGTCATAGGCATCATAAGGCAGGAGGACGAGCGTCTAGATATTGGTAAAATGTTCGCCGACGAGCTAGAGAAGACCATTGGCATCAAGGTGCTAAGGCAGATAGTACCCTTCGGTGAGGCAATCACTAAGGTATACGCGAGTGACCCCAAGGACTTCGAGTGGCACTTCTACACTGAGGGCTGGGGTAGGGGTGCAATAGACCGCTGGGACCCATGGATGGTGACACAGTTCGCAGCACCCTGGTTCGGCTGGGTAGTAGGCTGGGCTGAGCCAACCTGGTGGAACTACAGGAACGATACCATTGACGAGTACAGCAAGATCATATCCCTAGGCGGCTTCAAGAGCAAGGAGGAATTCATTGACCTGCTAAAGAAGGCTACCGAGCTAAGCATACAAGAGAGCCTAAGGATCTGGATTGTATCCACTCTAGACACTTATCCAGCGAGGAGCGAGGTTAAGGGTGTCACCCTAGACCTAGGCGCTGGTCTGAGGTCACCATTCTTCATACGTGGCGCCTACGTAGCAGGCGGCGATGGCACACTAAAGGTTGGCCACAGATGGGTATTCACTGCTAGAACTATCTGGAACCCATTCGGCGGCTTTGATGACGTATACAGCGTAGACCCAGCACGCGCAACCTACGATCCCGGCATATGGAGACACCCGTTCAATGGTGAGCCAATAGCATTCAGAACACCGTTCACAGTTGAGACTGCTGGGCCAGAGGGCAAGCTACCGGTACCCGACGATGCTGTCTGGTGGGATGCTGAGAACGACAGGTGGGTATACGCCAAGGATCTAGGCAGGATAGAGGCTGTCAGCAAGGTGGTATTCGATGTATCCAAGCTAGTTGGCAGCAAGTGGCACGACGGTGAGCCAATAACCTTCGCGGACATAATGGCGTGGCTGGCAGAGAACCTAGACATAACCTATGACCCGCAGAAGAGCCAGATCGAGGGTGCAATCGCCTCTACGGCTAAGGAGATCTACGAAAAGATAGTAGCGTTCAGATTCCTGCCAAGCGAGAACAAGGTGGAGGTATACGTTGACTACTGGCACTTCGACCCCAACTACATTGCCGACTTCGCAGCATTCACGCTGTACAACCCCGCACCAGTAATCTTCGCAATGGACTACCTAGCATTCGTCAAGAAGACCTATGCGCTCGACGAGACTAGGGCCAGGAAGGAGAACATACCACAGCTCAACCTAGTACTAGCAGACCACGCCGCAGCTATAAAGGAGGCTCTTGACGAGATAAGTTACGACGCCTACAAGGGCTACTTCACACTACCAGACGGCACAGTGCTAATGACACCGGACGAGTGGGCTGACAGGATAGAGAAGGCCAAGGCATGGATCGACACTTACGGTAACGCATGGATTAGCGATGGACCGTTCAAGCTGGTAAAGTTCGACAAGGACGCCCAGATGCTGGAGCTAGAGGCATTCAGAGACCCAACGTACCCATTCGGTCCAACTGACTGGGTATTCGGCCTGCCAGCACCGGTAACAATCACTGGTATCAAGACACCGCTAGTACCGCCAGGCAAGGAGGCAAGGATCATAGTAACAGTTGCAGGTCCATCACCACTACATGTCAAGTATGTGCTACGCGACCCAGAGACCAACAAGGTAATAGCTGTAGGCGAGGCTGAAGAGACACCTGGTGGCTTCCTAATCAAGCTGCCAGCCAGCCTGACAGCTACGCTGGCAGAATACTCTGTCTACGACCTAACAGTGATAGCTTATAGTGAAAGTGTAGCACTGCCAGCGGAGCAGACAGTATCGCTACAGACTACCGAGACGGCAGGGAAGATAGAACAAGTACAGGAGAACATCCAGAAGCAAATAGAGCAGCTAAGACAGCTACTAGGTGAGCAAGTGGCTAGCGCGATTAGTAACGCCATTAGTGGTGTAAACACACAAATAC
- a CDS encoding DUF1611 domain-containing protein produces the protein MPMVYHDGRRRAAIYAPGAYGRDEGKTGHDLVIFNGGLLWDLIAVVDPFNAGRDAGEVLGLGRKGIPIVRSIKEAIEKGAEAIIVGAAPVGGKLPEEWKRDLRDALEAGLDVYSGLHTFLSDDPELRAAAEKGNARIVDVRKPDPRYYRVWDGRVLGTKMKRVLIAGTDCDAGKNIATYTIYQTLVRRGAKACMIGTGQTMLLLGARGLVMDAMPSDFVAGALEKIIVEAYEQGCEVAVIEGQAAITHEAYGHVTLGILRGASPTHIVVAHVPGRRWRSAFSHAWMPLRAPEPGEELVYLKALNPYPNPVLAGITLNTSMYSLEEAKRIEEEYTRTYMVPAVDPLRTSVDAIVERILSS, from the coding sequence ATGCCCATGGTGTATCACGATGGTAGAAGGCGGGCTGCAATATATGCTCCTGGCGCCTATGGCAGGGATGAGGGAAAGACTGGCCACGACCTAGTCATATTTAACGGCGGACTCCTATGGGATCTCATAGCCGTAGTAGACCCGTTTAACGCTGGCCGCGACGCAGGTGAGGTACTCGGGCTAGGCCGTAAAGGCATACCCATAGTGCGAAGTATCAAAGAAGCCATCGAGAAGGGTGCCGAAGCAATTATTGTAGGAGCTGCACCCGTTGGCGGCAAGCTGCCCGAGGAGTGGAAGCGAGATCTTCGCGACGCGCTTGAGGCAGGCCTCGATGTCTATAGTGGGCTTCACACCTTCCTCTCTGACGATCCGGAGCTCCGGGCTGCCGCAGAAAAAGGCAATGCCAGGATAGTTGACGTCCGCAAGCCTGATCCCCGCTATTACCGTGTCTGGGATGGCCGGGTTCTTGGCACTAAAATGAAGCGGGTCCTCATAGCAGGGACAGACTGCGATGCTGGAAAGAACATAGCAACCTACACTATATATCAAACCCTAGTACGTCGCGGAGCTAAGGCCTGCATGATAGGTACGGGCCAGACGATGTTGCTTCTAGGTGCTCGAGGCCTGGTAATGGATGCTATGCCAAGCGACTTTGTTGCTGGCGCTCTGGAAAAGATAATCGTTGAAGCCTACGAGCAAGGCTGCGAAGTAGCCGTGATTGAGGGCCAGGCTGCAATAACCCACGAAGCCTACGGCCACGTTACCCTAGGCATACTCCGTGGAGCTTCCCCAACACACATAGTGGTAGCACACGTGCCAGGCCGCCGCTGGCGATCAGCATTCAGCCACGCATGGATGCCCCTCAGAGCCCCCGAGCCAGGCGAAGAGCTAGTCTATCTCAAAGCACTGAATCCCTATCCGAACCCGGTACTAGCTGGAATAACGCTCAACACTAGCATGTACAGCTTGGAGGAAGCGAAACGAATCGAGGAAGAGTATACCCGTACATACATGGTGCCAGCTGTTGACCCATTGAGAACAAGCGTGGACGCAATAGTGGAACGGATCTTGTCGAGCTAA
- the hemC gene encoding hydroxymethylbilane synthase, translated as MKLRVATRGSKLSIAQTMIALEAIKRVEPSLEYELVIVKTRGDIHQDKPFTAIGGKGLFEKEVNLAVLEGRADIAVHSLKDVPSAISPGLVLAMTPPRDPPYDVLVVRGGKEKTIWDLPSGAIVGTSSARRVAMLKHVRRDLVFKVLRGNVDTRLRKLEQGQYDAIVLAEAGLKRLGVDIEYWRIPPDILPPAPGQGIIGVYTLSSRSDILPILEKASDQKAMAEARAERAFLAYAGGGCHTPLGAYAELRGNTLYFHAALASPDGSRRVEVRVEGDPDKPTQVGLEAAFELRRLAAREGISL; from the coding sequence ATGAAGCTCCGCGTAGCTACGCGGGGTAGTAAGCTCAGCATAGCACAGACAATGATAGCTCTGGAGGCAATAAAACGTGTCGAGCCAAGCCTAGAGTATGAACTAGTGATAGTCAAGACTAGAGGTGATATACACCAGGACAAACCATTTACAGCTATAGGCGGCAAGGGCCTCTTCGAGAAAGAGGTAAACCTTGCAGTACTGGAGGGACGTGCTGACATAGCAGTTCACAGTCTAAAGGATGTACCTAGCGCTATTTCGCCCGGTCTAGTACTAGCCATGACGCCGCCGAGGGATCCACCCTACGACGTGCTCGTTGTGAGAGGCGGGAAGGAGAAGACGATATGGGATCTGCCCAGCGGCGCTATCGTTGGAACATCGAGCGCCCGTAGGGTTGCAATGCTCAAACATGTCCGCCGCGACCTAGTCTTCAAGGTTTTAAGGGGTAATGTGGATACCAGGCTTCGAAAGCTAGAGCAAGGACAGTATGACGCCATAGTGCTTGCCGAGGCCGGGCTAAAGAGGCTAGGTGTAGACATAGAGTATTGGCGTATACCTCCAGACATCCTGCCCCCAGCGCCTGGCCAGGGCATAATAGGGGTCTATACTCTGTCCAGTCGCAGCGACATACTCCCGATCCTCGAGAAGGCCTCAGACCAGAAGGCTATGGCCGAGGCTAGGGCTGAGAGAGCATTCCTAGCCTATGCTGGCGGTGGCTGCCACACCCCACTCGGAGCCTACGCTGAGCTGCGTGGCAACACCCTCTACTTCCATGCAGCATTAGCATCTCCCGATGGCAGCCGAAGGGTTGAAGTAAGGGTCGAGGGTGATCCGGATAAGCCTACACAGGTAGGCCTAGAGGCAGCATTCGAGCTGAGGAGGCTAGCAGCAAGGGAGGGGATAAGCCTGTAA
- the gatB gene encoding Asp-tRNA(Asn)/Glu-tRNA(Gln) amidotransferase subunit GatB, whose amino-acid sequence MAVSGVKAVIGLEVHVQITSLKTKLFCSCSADYRGAPPNTHVCPVCLGLPGALPVVNEEAVKKAIQLCLAINGEVANILRFDRKHYFYPDLPKNYQITQYLEPICRGGYIEIETGKGPKKIRIRRINLEEDPGRIVYPGGSPLASPYALVDYNRSGVALLEIVTEPDMESPEEAVAFLEKLHSIVEHLGICDCRLEGSIRVDANVSIEGGERVEVKNIGGFSEVKKALYYEITRQRDLLMKGRNVKRETRHWDPVRKVTLPARVKETEEDYRYMPDPNLPPVRISAKLVEELRNSLPELPDARAKRIASQYGVRMELAKILVSRKVLADFFEDAARLYRGNYERMANYLVNDLLNWLKDEDLRGLYTKVKPEHLAKLMQLLDRGVISIRQAKEMAEHIAKQGADPEKLVEKLGFRRIADVEVLRSVVEEVFKEYPKAVRDALKNPKAINFLVGMVMRKTRGRADPALARRLVEEKLKEVKS is encoded by the coding sequence ATGGCTGTAAGCGGTGTCAAGGCGGTTATAGGGCTTGAAGTCCACGTACAAATAACAAGTCTCAAGACCAAGTTATTCTGTAGCTGTAGCGCTGACTACCGTGGCGCCCCGCCAAACACCCATGTCTGTCCTGTCTGCCTCGGTCTCCCCGGCGCTCTCCCAGTAGTCAACGAGGAGGCGGTCAAGAAGGCGATACAACTCTGCCTAGCAATAAACGGCGAGGTAGCCAACATTCTCCGGTTCGACAGGAAGCACTACTTCTACCCCGACCTTCCCAAAAACTACCAGATAACACAGTACCTCGAGCCCATATGCAGGGGCGGCTATATCGAGATAGAGACGGGCAAGGGGCCCAAGAAGATTAGGATACGGAGGATAAACCTGGAGGAAGATCCTGGCAGGATTGTCTACCCCGGCGGTAGCCCACTAGCAAGCCCCTATGCGCTAGTGGACTACAATAGGAGCGGCGTAGCACTTCTCGAAATAGTAACCGAGCCAGATATGGAGTCCCCCGAGGAGGCTGTAGCCTTTCTCGAAAAACTCCACAGCATAGTAGAGCATCTCGGCATTTGTGACTGCAGGCTAGAAGGCTCAATCCGCGTGGACGCTAACGTAAGCATTGAAGGTGGAGAAAGGGTCGAGGTAAAGAATATTGGTGGTTTCAGCGAGGTGAAGAAGGCCCTCTACTACGAGATTACAAGGCAACGCGACCTCCTAATGAAGGGCCGGAATGTGAAGCGTGAGACCCGCCACTGGGACCCGGTGCGCAAGGTGACGTTGCCAGCTCGTGTTAAGGAGACGGAGGAGGACTACAGATACATGCCTGACCCCAACCTGCCGCCAGTAAGGATAAGTGCGAAGCTAGTGGAGGAGCTGCGCAACAGTCTGCCCGAGCTACCAGATGCAAGGGCTAAGAGGATAGCATCCCAGTATGGGGTGCGGATGGAGCTTGCAAAGATACTCGTCTCGCGTAAGGTTCTTGCAGACTTCTTTGAGGACGCTGCCAGGCTGTATAGGGGTAATTATGAGCGCATGGCCAACTACCTTGTAAATGACCTGCTGAACTGGCTAAAAGATGAGGACCTACGGGGACTCTACACCAAGGTCAAGCCTGAGCACCTTGCAAAGCTCATGCAGCTCCTTGACCGCGGTGTTATCAGCATTAGACAAGCTAAGGAAATGGCTGAGCATATAGCTAAGCAGGGTGCTGACCCCGAGAAGCTGGTTGAGAAGCTAGGGTTCCGTAGGATAGCGGATGTGGAGGTGCTGCGTAGCGTAGTGGAGGAGGTGTTCAAGGAGTACCCCAAGGCCGTGAGGGATGCGCTGAAAAACCCGAAGGCGATAAACTTCCTGGTAGGCATGGTTATGAGGAAGACTCGGGGCAGGGCAGACCCAGCACTAGCCCGAAGACTTGTAGAGGAGAAGCTGAAGGAGGTAAAGTCCTAG
- the gcvT gene encoding glycine cleavage system aminomethyltransferase GcvT translates to MTGVKVPLYDVHRELGASLGEFAGWLVPIDYGSIVEEHVAVRKTVGFFDLSHMARIIVSGPDAGKLLDKLVPRYLESEPGTMLGPTAFLNENAGFVDDVMLYNLGGNQWMIVANAVNREKVLGWLNDWLSRLGFTASVEDKTLELAMFAVQGPKAAELMERLGAPREVLELKLLRFRLNVELSEAKARAFLVSRSGWTGEDGFEIIAPVGEAEKILRKAAEIVRELGGRLCGLGARDSLRMEMGFVLYGHEIDEETTPVDARYWWVYQPGPKEDCVGCKALREALRRGAVKVRVGIRLSKKARIVPRQGDKIYVEGVEVGHVTSGAYSPVLGRSIAQAYIKPSHALMGLTVEVERRGKRYQGKIVDFPLVKPTSSPPL, encoded by the coding sequence GTGACGGGTGTTAAGGTTCCCCTATACGATGTTCATAGGGAGCTTGGTGCATCGCTTGGAGAGTTTGCTGGGTGGCTAGTCCCCATAGATTATGGCAGTATTGTTGAGGAGCATGTTGCTGTGAGGAAGACTGTTGGGTTCTTCGATCTAAGCCATATGGCTAGGATAATCGTGTCAGGCCCCGATGCCGGCAAGCTGTTGGACAAGCTGGTGCCACGCTATCTTGAGTCAGAGCCAGGCACTATGCTTGGTCCAACAGCGTTCCTAAATGAGAACGCTGGCTTTGTTGACGATGTGATGCTCTACAACCTTGGCGGTAACCAGTGGATGATTGTTGCAAACGCTGTTAACCGGGAGAAAGTGCTAGGCTGGCTCAACGATTGGCTCTCAAGGCTAGGGTTTACAGCCAGCGTTGAGGACAAGACGTTGGAGCTAGCCATGTTTGCCGTCCAGGGTCCAAAGGCGGCTGAGCTTATGGAGAGGCTTGGTGCACCACGCGAGGTCTTGGAGCTGAAGCTGTTGAGGTTCCGGCTCAACGTAGAGCTATCAGAGGCAAAGGCAAGGGCATTTCTTGTTTCGCGTAGCGGGTGGACAGGCGAGGATGGCTTCGAGATCATAGCCCCAGTTGGTGAGGCTGAGAAGATACTCCGCAAGGCTGCTGAGATAGTTCGGGAGCTCGGAGGCAGACTATGCGGACTAGGCGCGAGGGATAGCTTGAGAATGGAGATGGGCTTCGTACTCTACGGCCACGAGATAGACGAGGAAACAACACCCGTCGATGCAAGGTACTGGTGGGTCTACCAGCCCGGCCCAAAGGAGGACTGCGTGGGCTGCAAGGCTCTTCGCGAGGCTCTACGGCGCGGCGCTGTAAAGGTAAGAGTGGGGATTAGGCTCTCGAAGAAGGCCCGCATAGTGCCACGGCAGGGAGACAAGATATACGTTGAGGGTGTTGAGGTAGGCCATGTGACCAGCGGCGCCTATAGTCCAGTCCTCGGCCGGAGCATAGCACAAGCATACATAAAGCCAAGCCACGCCCTCATGGGGCTCACCGTCGAGGTTGAACGGAGAGGCAAGAGGTACCAGGGCAAGATAGTCGACTTCCCACTAGTAAAGCCTACATCCTCACCACCACTCTAG
- a CDS encoding uroporphyrinogen-III synthase: MAAKLAGKPTILLLRPPDSQPGPLAEIGYVAHIPIVEVVARSGAVEEVARLLGGCDWIVFTSPRAPRFLAKLLPEIRRLQEQGRLHVAVVGPRTANVLSEAGLRVDLVPGEYRGKAVAEELRRRNPRCVLIPRSAAAEHNDFMLLQSMGVEVRIVHLYTAKPVERLARIAASIADEFDYVVFTSPSIVQTLARHYNGSYKFTAAVIGPTTLAALKESKLARARTIVAEKYTMDGLAEAIRRDWGKRAGL, encoded by the coding sequence TTGGCGGCTAAGTTAGCGGGTAAGCCGACGATACTACTGCTTCGTCCTCCCGATTCCCAGCCGGGCCCACTAGCCGAGATAGGGTATGTGGCACACATACCCATTGTAGAAGTCGTAGCGAGGAGCGGGGCTGTGGAAGAGGTTGCTAGGCTGCTCGGGGGCTGTGACTGGATAGTATTTACGAGTCCTAGGGCGCCAAGGTTTCTCGCAAAGCTGCTACCTGAGATACGAAGGCTACAGGAGCAAGGTAGACTACACGTAGCAGTTGTCGGACCCCGCACTGCGAATGTGCTCTCAGAGGCAGGGCTAAGGGTTGACCTAGTGCCAGGCGAGTACCGTGGAAAAGCAGTGGCGGAGGAGCTCCGTCGGAGAAATCCGCGCTGCGTACTAATACCCAGATCTGCGGCGGCAGAGCATAACGACTTCATGTTGTTGCAGAGCATGGGTGTCGAAGTCCGCATAGTACACCTCTACACCGCGAAACCCGTAGAGAGGCTTGCAAGAATAGCTGCAAGCATAGCAGATGAGTTCGACTACGTGGTCTTCACCAGCCCGAGCATAGTCCAGACACTGGCCAGGCACTACAACGGCTCCTACAAGTTTACTGCAGCAGTAATAGGGCCAACTACCCTGGCAGCACTGAAGGAGTCCAAGCTAGCCAGGGCCAGGACCATAGTAGCAGAAAAGTATACGATGGATGGCCTAGCGGAGGCTATTCGCAGGGATTGGGGGAAGAGAGCCGGGTTGTAG
- a CDS encoding OB-fold nucleic acid binding domain-containing protein, translated as MRSQKETPVKISELKPGMDNVTVRVRVLEAEAPRVIETRRGPRTISEAVVGDETGRVKLTLWGRAAGTLSEGEAVEIQGAWTTNYRGNVVLNVGGRGGIRRLDDSEAPQPEEVPEETPKASWQRRGRRRLGEFQRRQRY; from the coding sequence ATGCGTAGCCAGAAGGAAACCCCCGTAAAAATATCAGAGCTTAAACCCGGAATGGATAACGTAACAGTCCGAGTCCGTGTTTTAGAAGCCGAAGCTCCCAGAGTCATAGAGACACGTAGGGGTCCACGTACGATAAGCGAGGCGGTGGTAGGCGACGAGACAGGTAGGGTGAAGCTAACACTCTGGGGTCGTGCAGCCGGTACATTGTCGGAGGGTGAGGCTGTCGAGATCCAGGGCGCCTGGACAACTAATTATCGGGGCAACGTAGTCCTCAATGTTGGAGGTCGTGGCGGAATACGCAGACTCGACGATAGCGAAGCTCCTCAGCCCGAAGAAGTACCCGAGGAGACCCCTAAGGCGTCATGGCAGCGCCGGGGTCGGAGAAGGCTCGGTGAGTTCCAGCGTCGCCAGCGCTACTAA
- the cobA gene encoding uroporphyrinogen-III C-methyltransferase, with translation MQCSGRVYIVGAGPGDPELITVKGLKLIREADVIVYDRLIPRELLEEAKPGAKLIYAGKRPGMHAMTQEEINKLLYELACQGLTVVRLHGGDPYVFGRGEEECMYLRERGVDCAVVPGITSAIAGPAYAGIPVTSRYVASSFAVVTGREAEGKKQRIDYAAIASAVDTLVILMGVGRLEVITSQLLEAGIDPETPVAIVENATTPGQRVVIGTLKNIAVKAREAGIAPPAVIVIGRVVELREKLWRLS, from the coding sequence ATGCAATGCAGTGGTAGAGTCTACATCGTTGGTGCAGGTCCTGGAGACCCTGAGCTGATAACCGTCAAGGGGCTAAAGCTGATCCGGGAAGCAGACGTCATAGTCTATGACAGGCTTATTCCGAGAGAGCTGCTAGAGGAAGCCAAGCCAGGTGCGAAGCTGATATATGCTGGTAAGAGGCCAGGCATGCATGCTATGACGCAGGAGGAGATAAACAAGCTGCTCTACGAGCTGGCATGTCAGGGTCTCACGGTCGTGAGGCTACACGGCGGGGACCCTTACGTCTTTGGTCGCGGCGAGGAGGAGTGCATGTACCTACGGGAGCGTGGCGTAGACTGTGCGGTTGTGCCAGGGATTACCAGTGCCATAGCAGGCCCAGCCTATGCGGGTATACCCGTTACAAGCAGGTATGTAGCGTCAAGCTTTGCAGTTGTAACCGGGCGAGAAGCTGAGGGCAAGAAACAACGCATAGACTATGCAGCCATAGCATCCGCCGTGGACACACTGGTCATACTCATGGGTGTAGGGAGACTTGAAGTGATAACCAGCCAGCTCCTAGAGGCTGGCATAGATCCCGAGACTCCAGTCGCGATTGTTGAGAATGCTACAACTCCGGGCCAGCGCGTGGTAATCGGCACCCTAAAGAACATAGCCGTGAAGGCACGCGAGGCGGGCATCGCGCCCCCGGCTGTCATTGTTATTGGTAGAGTGGTTGAGCTGAGGGAGAAGCTTTGGCGGCTAAGTTAG
- a CDS encoding cytidine deaminase, producing the protein MASLGVDLEELFQRAKQVIGNSYAPYSGVHVAAVVLADDGTVYLGVNVENVSYGLTICAERAAVAAMITAGRRRIKAVAIVSDTTLPLPPCGACRQVIAEFADDDTVIASRSLVTGETRVWRLRDLLPDPVKPEAIRLSRRSQAPSQHSP; encoded by the coding sequence TTGGCTAGCTTGGGGGTGGATCTAGAGGAGCTATTCCAGAGGGCCAAGCAAGTCATAGGTAACAGCTATGCCCCCTACAGTGGGGTCCATGTAGCAGCAGTTGTTCTAGCAGACGATGGAACAGTCTACCTGGGCGTCAATGTCGAGAATGTAAGTTACGGCTTAACAATCTGTGCTGAGAGGGCGGCAGTAGCGGCAATGATTACAGCTGGCCGCCGCAGGATAAAGGCAGTGGCAATAGTGTCAGATACAACCTTACCACTACCGCCTTGTGGAGCCTGCCGCCAGGTGATAGCAGAGTTTGCGGACGATGACACTGTGATCGCTTCACGCTCGCTAGTAACCGGTGAGACAAGGGTGTGGAGGCTACGTGACCTCCTACCAGATCCCGTCAAGCCTGAAGCAATAAGGCTCAGCCGCCGCTCCCAAGCCCCCTCTCAGCACAGCCCGTAG